Proteins from a single region of Apium graveolens cultivar Ventura chromosome 7, ASM990537v1, whole genome shotgun sequence:
- the LOC141675278 gene encoding nudix hydrolase 15, mitochondrial-like isoform X2: MDPNSTTASKRLKDLAQQLLVYKSSLQPAPNTNSTHQSSEQNGVVQQHNFNKKDEANLVTTPSKRFKPNRAAVLVCIFEDEEHDDLRVILTKRSSNLNKHSGEVALPGGKTEEGDENDVQTALREAHEEIGLDPKLVHVVAVLESFTTRDENRSETQLEWMGEKYLLHFFDFRTDNTKYEIWALTAGILITVASVVYQRQPAFTVLRPKFWSGNYQCKF; the protein is encoded by the exons ATGGATCCAAACAGCACAACAGCCTCAAAAAGACTTAAAGATTTGGCACAGCAACTCCTTGTCTATAAATCATCATTACAACCAGCTCCCAACACAAATTCAACCCACCAATCCTCtgaacaaaatggagttgttcaACAACATAATTTCAATAAAAAAGATGAAGCAAACCTAGTCACAACTCCATCAAAAAGATTCAAGCCCAACAGAGCTGCAGTTCTAGTATGTATATTTGAAGATGAAGAACACGATGATCTGCGCGTAATTCTAACGAAAAGATCCTCGAATCTTAATAAACACTCTG GGGAAGTTGCATTGCCTGGAGGGAAAACAGAAGAAGGTGATGAAAATGATGTACAGACAGCCTTGAGAGAGGCTCATGAGGAGATTGGACTGGACCCGAAACTTGTTCATGTTGTTGCTGTTCTTGAATCTTTCACAACCAGG GACGAGAATCGAAGTGAAACGCAGCTCGAGTGGATGGGAGAAAAGTATCTGCTTCATTTCTTTGATTTCAGAACAGATAATACGAAGTATGAGATATGGGCTTTAACAGCAGGGATCTTGATAACAGTTGCATCAGTTGTGTACCAACGGCAACCAGCATTTACTGTGCTGAGACCTAAATTCTGGAGTGGAAATTACCAATGCAAATTTTAG
- the LOC141675278 gene encoding nudix hydrolase 11-like isoform X1 produces MDPNSTTASKRLKDLAQQLLVYKSSLQPAPNTNSTHQSSEQNGVVQQHNFNKKDEANLVTTPSKRFKPNRAAVLVCIFEDEEHDDLRVILTKRSSNLNKHSGEVALPGGKTEEGDENDVQTALREAHEEIGLDPKLVHVVAVLESFTTRYGVAVVPVIGILYDKKKFNPVANAAEVEAIFYAPLEMFLKDENRSETQLEWMGEKYLLHFFDFRTDNTKYEIWALTAGILITVASVVYQRQPAFTVLRPKFWSGNYQCKF; encoded by the exons ATGGATCCAAACAGCACAACAGCCTCAAAAAGACTTAAAGATTTGGCACAGCAACTCCTTGTCTATAAATCATCATTACAACCAGCTCCCAACACAAATTCAACCCACCAATCCTCtgaacaaaatggagttgttcaACAACATAATTTCAATAAAAAAGATGAAGCAAACCTAGTCACAACTCCATCAAAAAGATTCAAGCCCAACAGAGCTGCAGTTCTAGTATGTATATTTGAAGATGAAGAACACGATGATCTGCGCGTAATTCTAACGAAAAGATCCTCGAATCTTAATAAACACTCTG GGGAAGTTGCATTGCCTGGAGGGAAAACAGAAGAAGGTGATGAAAATGATGTACAGACAGCCTTGAGAGAGGCTCATGAGGAGATTGGACTGGACCCGAAACTTGTTCATGTTGTTGCTGTTCTTGAATCTTTCACAACCAGG TATGGTGTGGCAGTAGTTCCTGTGATTGGCATACTTTatgacaagaaaaaattcaatCCAGTTGCAAATGCTGCTGAAGTGGAAGCAATATTCTATGCTCCACTAGAAATGTTTCTTAAG GACGAGAATCGAAGTGAAACGCAGCTCGAGTGGATGGGAGAAAAGTATCTGCTTCATTTCTTTGATTTCAGAACAGATAATACGAAGTATGAGATATGGGCTTTAACAGCAGGGATCTTGATAACAGTTGCATCAGTTGTGTACCAACGGCAACCAGCATTTACTGTGCTGAGACCTAAATTCTGGAGTGGAAATTACCAATGCAAATTTTAG
- the LOC141671443 gene encoding magnesium-chelatase subunit ChlI, chloroplastic-like, with protein sequence MAGVIGTSSPAFLASPRPLSSQSSKPSIHSFSFTSGRKLYRGIRVPIKKGRFAITNVATEMTPAQTQAQKVAKESQRPVYPFAAIVGQDEMKLCLLLNVIDPKIGGVMIMGDRGTGKSTTVRSLVDLLPEIKVVVGDPFNSDPEDPESMGAEVRDKLIQGEELPLTTTKINMVDLPLGATEDRVCGTIDIEKALTEGVKAFEPGLLAKANRGILYVDEVNLLDDHLVDVLLDSAASGWNTVEREGISISHPARFILIGSGNPEEGELRPQLLDRFGMHAQVGTVRDAELRVKIVEERARFDQNPKEFRVTYLEEQDKLTQQITSARASLSSVQIDRELRVKISKVCAELNVDGLRGDIVTNRAAKALAALKGRDQVQPEDIATVIPNCLRHRLRKDPLESIDSGVLVIEKFYEVFT encoded by the exons ATGGCTGGGGTAATTGGCACTTCTTCACCAGCATTCTTGGCTTCTCCAAGACCCCTTTCTTCTCAATCTTCTAAACCTTCTATTCATTCCTTTTCTTTCACTTCAG GGAGGAAGCTCTATAGAGGAATCCGTGTCCCGATTAAGAAAGGGAGGTTTGCTATTACCAATGTGGCCACCGAAATGACCCCTGCCCAAACTCAG GCACAAAAGGTTGCTAAGGAAAGCCAGAGACCGGTGTATCCTTTTGCAGCTATAGTCGGTCAAGATGAGATGAAGCTGTGCCTTTTACTTAATGTTATTGATCCCAAGATTGGAGGTGTCATGATTATGGGAGATAGAGGTACTGGAAAATCAACAACTGTTAGGTCATTGGTTGATTTGCTTCCTGAGATCAAGGTAGTTGTTGGTGACCCGTTTAACTCGGACCCAGAAGATCCAGAGTCTATGGGAGCGGAAGTACGTGATAAACTAATTCAAGGTGAGGAACTTCCTCTTACGACAACCAAAATCAACATGGTTGACTTGCCATTGGGTGCAACAGAAGATAGAGTCTGTGGTACCATTGACATTGAAAAGGCCCTTACTGAGGGTGTGAAGGCATTTGAGCCTGGCCTTCTTGCTAAAGCCAACAGAGGAATTCTTTATGTAGATGAGGTTAATCTTCTAGATGACCACTTGGTAGATGTTCTTTTGGATTCTGCTGCCTCAGGATGGAACACCGTTGAGAGAGAAGGCATTTCAATATCACATCCTGCTCGCTTTATTCTTATTGGTTCTGGAAATCCCGAAGAGGGAGAACTTAGGCCACAACTTCTTGACAGGTTTGGAATGCACGCTCAGGTGGGGACTGTAAGGGATGCTGAGCTCAGAGTCAAAATTGTCGAGGAGAGAGCCCGTTTTGATCAAAATCCGAAGGAATTCAGAGTAACATACTTGGAAGAGCAAGATAAGCTCACGCAGCAGATAACATCAGCTAGGGCCTCTCTTTCTTCTGTTCAGATTGATCGTGAACTTCGAGTCAAAATTTCCAAAGTTTGTGCTGAGCTTAATGTCGATGGATTGAGAGGTGATATAGTGACAAACAGGGCAGCAAAAGCTTTAGCTGCTCTTAAAGGAAGGGACCAAGTACAACCTGAGGATATTGCTACTGTCATTCCTAACTGCTTGAGACACAGGCTTCGAAAGGATCCTTTGGAGTCCATTGATTCGGGTGTGCTTGTCATTGAAAAATTCTACGAGGTTTTCACTTAA